Proteins from a single region of Candidatus Atribacteria bacterium ADurb.Bin276:
- the hspA_3 gene encoding Spore protein SP21 — protein sequence MVNKSLSLRKEDRLLRPARRLWDVFDLRSDFDRMFDDLFDFTLANVPLRRSNYPPIDMTETDTEFVLKAELPGIDPKNIDINVTADRIEIRGEVKDEWEQKDTGCCIMERYRGNFERVIGLPTEVDQDGVKANYQDGILKITLPKTEPSKPKAKKVEIETK from the coding sequence ATGGTGAACAAATCCCTATCATTAAGGAAAGAAGATAGGCTATTAAGGCCTGCTCGAAGGCTCTGGGATGTATTTGATCTTCGTTCCGATTTCGATCGTATGTTTGATGATTTATTTGATTTTACTTTAGCGAATGTACCACTGCGAAGGAGTAATTATCCACCGATCGACATGACTGAGACCGATACTGAATTTGTGTTAAAAGCTGAACTACCAGGAATTGATCCAAAGAACATCGATATCAATGTTACAGCAGACCGAATCGAAATTCGTGGAGAAGTGAAGGATGAATGGGAGCAGAAAGATACCGGTTGTTGCATTATGGAACGATATAGAGGAAATTTCGAAAGAGTTATAGGTTTACCAACCGAAGTAGATCAAGATGGAGTTAAAGCAAACTATCAAGATGGAATTTTAAAAATTACCTTACCTAAAACTGAACCGAGTAAGCCCAAGGCAAAAAAGGTAGAAATAGAAACCAAATAG
- a CDS encoding hypothetical protein (Formiminotransferase domain, N-terminal subdomain) has protein sequence MKRKIIQSAINISSSDEKIINKMTESIGQIPGCLVADYSSDIDHNRSVISILGDEKSLSKAVFVIFEIAYETIDISHHHGEHPRIGAVDVIPFTPWGITTMEDCIVLAQSVGREIAKKYLMPVYLYGEAALIPEHENLSLIRRGGYESLLQEIHRVADRKPDYGLTRLHPTLGAVAIGARNPLVAFNVNLKSTDIKIAKEIAKKVRGEYGGLTRVKAIGVNLRSRDLVQVSMNLLNYRMSTVVQAYELVKIEARRYGVEIQGSEIIGLVPLECLVDIVGYYLSIPDLKISQVLEYHFIENID, from the coding sequence ATGAAAAGGAAAATCATCCAAAGTGCTATAAATATCAGCAGTTCTGATGAAAAAATTATTAATAAAATGACCGAGAGCATTGGACAAATCCCGGGATGTTTGGTAGCCGATTATTCCTCGGATATCGACCACAATCGTTCAGTAATCAGTATTTTGGGTGACGAGAAAAGCCTTAGCAAGGCGGTCTTTGTTATTTTTGAAATTGCCTATGAAACTATTGATATCTCCCATCACCACGGCGAACACCCTCGTATAGGTGCGGTAGATGTCATCCCTTTTACGCCTTGGGGAATTACAACTATGGAAGATTGTATTGTTTTAGCTCAAAGTGTGGGGAGAGAAATCGCAAAGAAATATTTGATGCCAGTTTATTTATATGGTGAAGCAGCCTTGATACCAGAACATGAAAATTTGTCCCTGATAAGGAGAGGTGGGTATGAAAGTCTCCTGCAAGAAATCCATCGAGTTGCTGACCGAAAGCCGGATTATGGTCTGACTCGTCTTCACCCTACCCTGGGAGCAGTGGCAATTGGTGCCAGAAATCCTCTGGTGGCCTTTAATGTAAATTTAAAAAGTACTGATATAAAAATTGCCAAGGAAATTGCTAAAAAAGTGAGGGGAGAATACGGAGGATTAACCCGTGTTAAAGCTATCGGTGTCAACTTAAGGAGTCGAGATCTGGTTCAAGTGTCGATGAACCTTTTAAATTACCGAATGAGTACGGTTGTTCAGGCTTATGAATTGGTAAAAATAGAAGCCCGTCGTTATGGTGTAGAAATTCAGGGATCGGAGATAATTGGTTTGGTTCCTCTGGAGTGCTTGGTGGATATTGTAGGATATTATTTATCCATTCCCGATTTAAAAATATCTCAGGTTTTAGAATATCATTTTATAGAAAATATTGACTAA